A single Phragmites australis chromosome 4, lpPhrAust1.1, whole genome shotgun sequence DNA region contains:
- the LOC133914334 gene encoding transcription factor WRKY45-2-like, which produces MASSGDGVTAERAASAVNDLIEAREGVARLRRLILQEDDHHRSPLVELVDGVLNRLSSAMSALDLSGAAAGGQSPAARSDGARQSVSSSGNTKKRSSFSRRSQQSSHKIVTASLDDGHIWRKYGQKEIQNSRHPRSYFRCTHKSNQGCNAKRHVQLCETDPSKHVVTYYGEHTCRDPSTIPLIVDAAGAAAYRANNFISFAPSCTNAASTGGASSQLAMDGSTTKLPTSWCTSDDVFSWPSVSFMQVDDLAAVVSSAGVTSTTVGSAPDCGGLGDMAGCGGTGVGSFPSSPNSLGLMVGSVESIGDDDFGPPLRMN; this is translated from the exons ATGGCGTCGTCGGGCGACGGCGTGACGGCGGAGAGGGCGGCCTCGGCTGTGAACGACCTGATCGAGGCGCGCGAGGGAGTGGCGAGGCTCAGGAGGTTGATCTTGCAGGAGGACGACCATCATCGCTCGCCGTTGGTAGAGCTGGTGGACGGCGTACTGAACAGGCTGTCGAGCGCGATGTCGGCGTTGGACCTTAGCGGTGCGGCGGCGGGAGGCCAGAGCCCGGCCGCCCGGTCGGATGGTGCGAGGCAGTCGGTGAGCTCGAGCGGGAACACGAAGAAACGCAGTAGCTTCAGCAGAAG ATCACAACAGTCCTCTCACAAAATAGTCACTGCTTCTCTGGATGACGGCCATATATGGCGAAAATATGGGCAGAAAGAGATCCAGAATTCACGCCATCCGAG GAGTTACTTCAGGTGCACGCACAAGTCAAACCAAGGTTGCAACGCCAAGCGGCACGTCCAGCTCTGCGAGACCGACCCGTCCAAGCACGTCGTCACCTACTACGGCGAGCACACGTGCAGGGACCCCTCCACGATCCCGCTCATCGTCGACGCCGCCGGCGCGGCAGCCTACCGCGCCAACAACTTCATCAGCTTCGCGCCGAGCTGCACCAACGCCGCCAGCACCGGCGGCGCTTCTTCGCAGCTGGCGATGGACGGGAGCACTACTAAGCTGCCCACGTCGTGGTGCACCAGCGACGACGTTTTCAGCTGGCCGTCCGTCTCGTTCATGCAGGTGGACGACCTCGCCGCCGTCGTGAGCTCCGCCGGGGTGACGTCAACCACGGTAGGGTCAGCTCCGGACTGCGGCGGGCTTGGTGACATGGCTGGCTGCGGAGGCACCGGCGTCGGCAGCTTCCCCTCGTCTCCGAACAGCCTCGGGTTAATGGTGGGATCAGTCGAGAGCATCGGAGATGACGACTTTGGACCACCCTTAAGGATGAATTGA